The Thermococcus peptonophilus genomic sequence CAGGTGTGCCAAGATACTCGCGAGTATGGAGGTGGTTCGTGATGGAGATTAAGGTTACCGAGATAAGGGAGAACAAACTCCTGGGAAGGAAGGAGATATACTTCGACGTGATACACGAGGGCGAGCCTACCCCGAGCAGGGAAGCGGTGAAGGGTAAGCTCGTCGCCATGCTCGACCTCGACCCGAACACGACCGTTATCCAGTACATCAGGAGTTACTTTGGAAGCAACGTCAGCAAGGGCTACGCCAAGGCCTATGAGACGAGGGAGAGGATGCTCTACATCGAGCCCGAGTACATCCTCGTTAGGGACGGCCTTGTCCAGAAGCAGGAGGAGTGAGGTGGTGTAGATGGCCAAGGGTAAGAAGAGAACCAGCCAGAAGTGGAAGCTCTACGAGGTTAAGGGTGGTAAGGTCATAAGAAAGAACAAGTTCTGCCCGCGCTGTGGGCCGGGTGTCTTCATGGCCAACCACAAGGATCGCTGGTCCTGCGGAAGATGTGGTTACACCGAGTGGAAGAAGTGATCCTTCTCTTTTTCTTCTCCCGATTATTACGGAAATTCTTCTGATTCATGTTTCTGAGAAGCTTATCTCTACGAAGCGTTTAATCAATAGACATTATCACAACAAGGAAAGAGAAGAACAGAAGAAACGGGTTCAGACCTCTTCGAGGGTGATAGCGCCGACCGGGCAGGCCTCGGCGGCCTCCTGGGCGCACTCGAGGTCGGTGGTCTCAACTATCGGGTGGGCCTTGCCGTCGTCGCCCATCTCAAAGACGTCCGGGCAGAGGCTTGCACAGATGGCATCTCCAATGCAGGTGTCCTGGTCAACTGTAACCTTCCACGCCATGGGAACATCACCGGGATTAGATGAACCGGGAGGAATATAAAGTTTTCGTAGGGGAGAAACCTGTCGATAGGAGTAAAAGAGAGTAAACAACCCTCAAAAGGTTCTTCAATGAACAAAAAGAAGCCAAAGGGGTCAGTAAAGACCCAGCTTCTTTTTATACTCTGGGCTTATCCTGTCGGGAGTCCACGGCGGATCAAAGGTAAGTTCAATTTCCGCGTCCTTAACTCCTGGAATCTCCAGTATCTTGTCCTCAACGGCCCTGAGAATCCACATGGTAAGTGGGCAACCGGGAGTCGTCATCGTCATCTTAACGTAAACTGTGTTGTCCGGGTTGACCTTGAGGTCGTAGATAAGGCCCAGGTTGACAACGTCAAGCCCTATTTCAGGGTCAATGACCTCTTTGAGCTTCTCAAGGATCATTTCCTCGGTAAGCTGGACGTTATCTGGGGCCTCTTTAATGCCCCTCTCGCGGTTTACGGTGATCAAACCGACACCCTCGAGCTTTCCAATCTCGGAGTGGAGCTTTATCAGGACGTTGTCAATATCGGGAGTGTCCTTTGCCAGCGTGACTGTGACGTTCCCCTTCTCATCGACCTCGATTGAGCGGATAAACTTCTCATCAACTATGGACTTAACTACCTTCTCAACATCTTCTTTCGTGACCATAAACACCACCTGAAAAGCCTTTGAGAATACACATTTAAACCTTTTGGGACAGGAATGGGTACTCAGCGGGCGAGGATGTCGAGTATCAGTTCCCTAGCCATCCCGGGCGTCAATGCCCTTGCCCTCGTTTCCCTCAGAACCCTCTGGATGGAAAGCCTCTTTGTAGACGGGGCTTTTCTGAACAGTTCCCAGAGGAGCGGACAGCCGAACCTCAGCTCGTAGCTCCCACCAATTATCTCGATAATCTCAGCTTTGTCCAGTGCCAGAAACGCCGGGAAGTTAAGAATTACAAGATCACCTTTTCGGTAGATTGAAATCAGGCCAGAGCTGAGCATGTCCCCGGAGGCGACTATCTTTATCCCGTTCCTTCTGGCATATCCTTCAACTGCATCCATCACAAGAGCGTGACATCGGCCGCAGATTGGAGCGCCCTTTTCAATCTGGGGCCGTATGATATCCAAATATTCCGGAATTTCGATGAAAACAGTCCCATAACTCCGGGCTTTTTCGAGAGTCTTTTCACCCATCTGGGGGAGTTTTGCAGTTATTGGAACAACATCGAAACCAGCCCATCGGAGTACCTTTAAAGTGGCGGTGCTGTCTGAGCCTGCAGAAAAAGCAACGGCAACCTTCGTCCCAATAGGAGAGCGGTCAAAGTCCTTTCCGGTCAGGCGATACTCTATCAGGGCTTTTAGGCGGGAGTAAGTAATCTCACTAATTTCTCCTCTAACCCGTTCAAGTGCCTCAAAGTTGTACTCCAGGCGGTACCTCTTCACGAAGTCTCCTCCAACCGGCTTCAGCATGGGGTTAAGTTCGGGACTTGACTTTAAAATCTGCCGGCGGGAAAACCCTTAAAAGGGGCCTTTACGAGCTTCTTTTACAGGCCGAAAATCCTTCTGGAGGTGTGAGAGATGAAGGAGATAATTGAGAGGGTCAGGGAAAAGACGACCATTCCCGTTTACGAGAGGACGATAGAGAACGTTCTAAGTGCCATTCAGACCAGCGGTGACGTCTGGAGGGTTGTCGACCTCAGCGAGGAGCCGCTTCCTCTCGTCGTTGCCATTGTTACGGCCCTCTACGAGCTTGGTTATGTGGCCTTTGAGAACAACCAGGTCATCCTCACGAGGAAGGGCAAGGAGCTGGTTGGGAAGTATGGAATCGGCCCGAGGGCAGACTACACCTGCTCCCACTGCCAGGGAAGAACTGTTGAGCTCGATGCTTTCTCCGAGCTCCTCGAGGAGTTCAAGGAGATAACGAAGGACAGGCCTGAGCCTGTACACCAGTTCGACCAGGCTTACGTTACCCCGGAGACCACCGTTGCCAGAGTTGCCCTCATGCACAGCAGGGGTGACCTTGAGAACAAGGAGGTTTTTGTCCTAGGAGATGACGACCTCACAAGCGTCGCTCTGATGCTCAGCGGTCTCCCGAAGAGGATAGCCGTCCTCGACATAGATGAGAGGCTCACAAAGTTCATTGAGAAGGCTGCCGACGAGATAGGCTACGAGAACATCGAGATATTCACCTTCGACCTCAGGAAGCCGCTCCCTGACTACGCGCTCCACAAGTTCGACACCTTTATCACAGACCCGCCCGAGACCGTCCACGCAATCCGCTCGTTCGTCGGAAGGGGCATAGCGACCCTCAAGGGGCCTGGATGCGCTGGCTACTTCGGGATAACGAGGCGCGAGAGCTCCCTCGACAAGTGGAGGGAGATTCAAAAGGTTCTCCTCAACGAGTTTGGCGTCGTTATAACCGATATCATCAGGAACTTCAACGAGTACGTGAATTGGGGCTATGTCGAGGAGACGAGGGCCTGGAGACTGCTCCCGATAAAGGTCAAGCCGAGCTACAACTGGTACAAGAGTTACATGTTCAGAATTCAGACCCTTGAGGGCTCGAGAGGCTTCGAGGACGAGATAACCGTTGGGGACGAGCTATACAACGATGAGGAAGCATCAACTACCTGAGCTAATTGAGTGCATCCAGCGAAAAATCGGCCGGGTTCCCGGCCTCCACTCCCTCATTCTCTACGGCTCCCTCGTGAGGGGAGATTTTGTCCCTGGAACAAGCGACATTGACTTTTTCGTAGTTCTGGAAGACGAGGCTGATCCAGACACAGTCATCTCAAGATTAAGCCCTGTTCTCGAAGAGTGTTCGGCTCCGTTTAACCCAGTTGAGGTCGACATTGCCTGGGAATGGCTCTCAAACCTAAAAGATCCTCTCAGGTTGGCTATCCGTACAAGTTCCTCACGATTTATCAGACCGACTTCAGGGAAAATCACGTCGTCATCCTGGGCAATGAGGTCGTAGAATACCTCCCCGAGTATTCGCTCGAAGATCTCCTTCCTGCGAGGCTCAATGGGGTTCTCAACGGCCTGGAGAAGTTCAAAGGAAACCTCAAGATGATGCACATACAGGCGGGAGAAGTGGCACGGCTGATGGCGTACCTCAACGGTTCAAGCCTTAGGAAAGATGACGTTGTGAGAACACTGGAGCAAATCGGAGACAAAGATGCCATTAAAATCTACAGAGCTTATCTAAACGGAAGAAAGATACCCTTTCCAGAAGAGTTCCTGAGGGAATTTATAACAAAAAGAGTTGAGTGGATAAAAGAAAAGTTCCTCACTTCTTCCGCCGGTTCTCGAACCATATGATGCCGTACATTGCCAGGAACAGCGCGCCTACCACTAGCACGATGACAACGTATTTGGTATTCCCCGTTCTCCATGGACTCTCCGCCCTGAAGCCCTCCACGGCGACAGCCTTTATCATTAAGGGATTCTTTGAGGGGTAAATAGCCACGTACCCATCAAGTCCAGTTGGATTCACTCTCCCCGTGGTGTTACCGACGTATCTTCCGTCCTTCACCATGAGAAACGTCGTGTTGGCCATCTCTGGCTTTACCTCTGGAATCTCGGCGTAGAGCACCTTCCTGAGAAAGTCAACGCCCTTTCTGTAAAGCTCGGTGTTGGTTAAGCCGGCTATCTCGAGGTTCCAGACAACGCGAGCGGTAGTCGTTATTCCCGTCACCGACTGGTGAGTATAGGCGAAGGCGCCATTAGGATATTGCCGCTCCCTTAGGACTTTGAGGGTTTCATTTAGCTCTTTGCTCATACCGAACTGACTGAAGACGATGGCTGCCTGCGAGAAGTAGTAAGTCGGTATCGAGTAGTAAAGCGGCTCCCCTGTCTTTGGATTCTTTTCGTTCAGCATCCACGTGAGATTAGCCGAAAGATAGTGGAGGGACTTTTCGTAGTCGTAGGAAACGTTGAGGCTCTTAAGCACCCAGACGACGTAGGCAGTGTTGTAAAAGTCCTTCCAGGTTCCATTATTTGATGTGGAGATGAGATACCCAACCGCGTCGTTGTATGGTTTCCCGAGAAGGGCCTTTATCCTCGCAACTTCTGCCACCTGCCAGGGGAGGAGAGCACTGTAGTTCTCAGGGAGCTCCGGCTCTTTTGAGCAGAGGACAAAGTAGTGGGCATAAACCGCTTTCTGCCACTCTTCAGTGGCGGGAATCTTGTCCAGATACGGGCAGGCGATCTCCCTAAGTTCTCCAAAGCCGGTGATCTGAGAGACGTCGAGCAGATCGAGGACGCGGTAGTGGAGCTTCCCCCAGAAGCCGAAATGCTCCATATTAAGGAGCTCTTCCCTGTACTTTTCATTTCCTGTCGCATAAAGCGCCATCGCAACGGCCATCGGCGAGAAGAAGTTCCCTTCCAGTGAGACCTTTTCTCCAAGGTAAGCGAGTGCAAAGGCTTTGTAGGCCTTCAATTCACCCTCGACAGTAAGCTTCTCAAGGTCATCTTTATCCCCAAGCGCAATGTCCCGGAATATTCTCTCCACGTCGTTTTCTGGTTCATTAACCTGAAGCCAGCCAAGTGCTCTGTTCAAGCCTTCCCGAAGCTGTTCTTCGAGGCCAGTCATGTTCTCTTCAACGTATTTGCTCTTAAGGAGCTCCCTCAGGGCTATAGCGGCCATAGCGGCATCAAGGTAGTCGTTCCAGGAGCCGTCAGCCTTCTGCTTGTATATGAGCCAATAGGCGGCGCTGTTGATAACGTCTCTGTAGCGGCCGTTTGCTATGCTCTCCCCTCTGATGAGTGCCATTATTGCCATGGCTGTGTATTTGGCCTCGTGATCCTCGCCGTAGGCGTAGCCCCAGGAGTCGAAGGGCGTTCTAATGGCCATAAGCCATTCACACCCTTCAAGAACCTTATCGTAATCACCCATCTTGTAAAGGGCGATAATTGCGAAGGCTGTGTCC encodes the following:
- a CDS encoding 30S ribosomal protein S24e, translating into MEIKVTEIRENKLLGRKEIYFDVIHEGEPTPSREAVKGKLVAMLDLDPNTTVIQYIRSYFGSNVSKGYAKAYETRERMLYIEPEYILVRDGLVQKQEE
- a CDS encoding 30S ribosomal protein S27ae; this translates as MAKGKKRTSQKWKLYEVKGGKVIRKNKFCPRCGPGVFMANHKDRWSCGRCGYTEWKK
- a CDS encoding ferredoxin, with translation MAWKVTVDQDTCIGDAICASLCPDVFEMGDDGKAHPIVETTDLECAQEAAEACPVGAITLEEV
- a CDS encoding metal-sulfur cluster assembly factor, giving the protein MVTKEDVEKVVKSIVDEKFIRSIEVDEKGNVTVTLAKDTPDIDNVLIKLHSEIGKLEGVGLITVNRERGIKEAPDNVQLTEEMILEKLKEVIDPEIGLDVVNLGLIYDLKVNPDNTVYVKMTMTTPGCPLTMWILRAVEDKILEIPGVKDAEIELTFDPPWTPDRISPEYKKKLGLY
- the bpsA gene encoding N(4)-bis(aminopropyl)spermidine synthase, producing MKEIIERVREKTTIPVYERTIENVLSAIQTSGDVWRVVDLSEEPLPLVVAIVTALYELGYVAFENNQVILTRKGKELVGKYGIGPRADYTCSHCQGRTVELDAFSELLEEFKEITKDRPEPVHQFDQAYVTPETTVARVALMHSRGDLENKEVFVLGDDDLTSVALMLSGLPKRIAVLDIDERLTKFIEKAADEIGYENIEIFTFDLRKPLPDYALHKFDTFITDPPETVHAIRSFVGRGIATLKGPGCAGYFGITRRESSLDKWREIQKVLLNEFGVVITDIIRNFNEYVNWGYVEETRAWRLLPIKVKPSYNWYKSYMFRIQTLEGSRGFEDEITVGDELYNDEEASTT
- a CDS encoding nucleotidyltransferase domain-containing protein; the encoded protein is MRKHQLPELIECIQRKIGRVPGLHSLILYGSLVRGDFVPGTSDIDFFVVLEDEADPDTVISRLSPVLEECSAPFNPVEVDIAWEWLSNLKDPLRLAIRTSSSRFIRPTSGKITSSSWAMRS
- a CDS encoding prenyltransferase/squalene oxidase repeat-containing protein, producing the protein MKKVLATILIVGFMLSLISSPLVVSAEIRPYVYEPTVPDTAFAIIALYKMGDYDKVLEGCEWLMAIRTPFDSWGYAYGEDHEAKYTAMAIMALIRGESIANGRYRDVINSAAYWLIYKQKADGSWNDYLDAAMAAIALRELLKSKYVEENMTGLEEQLREGLNRALGWLQVNEPENDVERIFRDIALGDKDDLEKLTVEGELKAYKAFALAYLGEKVSLEGNFFSPMAVAMALYATGNEKYREELLNMEHFGFWGKLHYRVLDLLDVSQITGFGELREIACPYLDKIPATEEWQKAVYAHYFVLCSKEPELPENYSALLPWQVAEVARIKALLGKPYNDAVGYLISTSNNGTWKDFYNTAYVVWVLKSLNVSYDYEKSLHYLSANLTWMLNEKNPKTGEPLYYSIPTYYFSQAAIVFSQFGMSKELNETLKVLRERQYPNGAFAYTHQSVTGITTTARVVWNLEIAGLTNTELYRKGVDFLRKVLYAEIPEVKPEMANTTFLMVKDGRYVGNTTGRVNPTGLDGYVAIYPSKNPLMIKAVAVEGFRAESPWRTGNTKYVVIVLVVGALFLAMYGIIWFENRRKK